In the Candidatus Omnitrophota bacterium genome, GAACTTGAGAAAAAAGGGTTTTTATCAAAGATAAAAGCAAAAGGCAAGGAGTTTGTTTTTGTCCCAGCGAAAGAACTTCACTCAAAAATTAAAAACTTACTAACAAGTAGAAATTCCCATAATGGGAATAGCCCAGAAAGTGCCCACCCATGACAACTAGGGTGGCGACAAAAGAAATGAGCGGAGGAGTTAGATGAGAGGAAGAGAAGGGTTTTATGATAAAAATTGCTGATAGAGATGTAGTGCTAATGTTTGCCGCAATTCCTATCGTAGTTATAGTTATGTCGATAATTACTTTTGGATTTATTAGCCCCTTTCCTAACCCGTCCAAAATAAGCTCAGCCATTATTTTACTGTTAATAATAGTTTGGATATTTTTGTTATCGTATCTCATTATCCGCTTCATCATTTGGGCGGTAAAGACATTACGAAAGAGATGAAAAATAAGAAATTAGAGATAATGCTTATTTATCTTGCCATATTCGGCGTTCTATTGTTATTTGGATTATATGGAAGGTATATATTTGCGTTTATATTCCAAATCCCCAACTGAGAAAAAATAGGGACAGCGCTCATTTTTCGCAAAATAAATAGTCGCTGATCCTAAATAAGATGAATATGGAGTAAGCGCATGGCAAGGGATGAAGCATTGTTTTGTAGACTGGGTGATATGCATGATTTTTTGGAAAAGCAAAAGCTTGGATACAGAGCTGAGATCGAATGTTTAAATAGAGATTACATTTTAAAAGTCAGCGAACAAGATTTATGCAAAAGCCTGATAGATAAACATACCCTAGAAACGCCTGCTTTACATGATGACAAATTATATGCCCTACCCGCAAGAGACGCAAATATAGATGTAAGCGGTAGGTGTGATTATGCAATATCTAGGCGCGAGAGTCCTTATTATGTTAAAGGTACTTCTATAACAATAGCCATTCCATTTGAAGGCGATGGACAATTTTTCGAGTTCAGCCCGTCAGTCTATACATCGTATTTTCCTCGAGGGGTCATAACAGACAATGAAATTCTTCTCACATATAACGGTGTAAACATGGAACCTGCAAAAGTCAAAAGTGAATACGAAAATGACGTGAAAATAATAAAGGAACATTTGAGATCCATCTCTAACATGGTAAAGCAACACAATGGATTTATAGAATCAGAAACAAAACGGCTTGTTGCAAATCGAAAAGACAAAATATTAAAAGAGCATAATTTAGTAGCCGCTCTCGGAATACCGATAAAAAGGCGGGAAGATTCACCAGCCACTTATACTATTCCTACCGTTCGAAGAAAACCCAAAATAGAATTACCTAAGGTTGGGGGTGGTGTTTTTAAACCAGAACCCACATTAGCCGAAACCGAATATGAACATATCTTAAAAATAATACACGATATGGCATTGGTGCTCGAAAGAAGTCCACGCGTATTTATCGATATTAAAGAAGAAAACTTGCGAACACATTTCTTAGTTCAGCTTAATGGTCAGTATGAAGGAAAAGCAACAGGAGAAACATTTAATTTCAACGGAAAAACAGACATTTTAATTCGAGATGACGGAGGAAATATATTTATTGCAGAATGTAAATTCTGGACTGGAGACAAAGGATTTACGGAAACAATAGACCAACTTTTAAAATATGTAACTTGGCGCGATACCAAAACGGCAATCATTCTTTTTAATAGGAACAAAGAGCTCTCATCTGTTTTATCAAAAATACCAGAGATTGTAAAATCTCATAAATGCTTCAAGCGCGAACTTGGTAACAAAAATGAAACGTCTTTTAAGTATGTCTTTCAGCAACCTAGCGATTTGAATAGGGAATTACTTTTAACAGTAATGGTGTTTGATGTACCAACAGAATTTAAAAGCTAAAATGACCAAGCAAGTGAGTGTGTCTAATAATAAAAAATAGAGACAGCACCTATTTTTTGCAAAATAAATAGTCACTAACTCAAATTGGCAGAAAATAATATTAGGAGATAAAAAATGGAAATAAAAGAATCTGCTAAAGAAATAACTAAAAAAATGGACTTTATTTCAGGGGAAATAGCAACTTTTAAAGAAGCTCTTTGTACAATTATCGATAAAGCAAATAATACAACCGATAAAATGTTTTGGGCTTCAATAATATATTTTTTAGGCAGCCTTATTCTTTCGGGGACTATTGCTTTTGCCGCACTAGTCCAAGCGAAGATATTAAGATGATCTATGCAAAAAAGGCGAATGGTTAGAAATGAGGAACGGTGTCTATCTTTTGCAGAATAAATAGTCGCCGACCCGATTTAGGATTTTACTCAATTCCATCTAATAATTATGGCTATTAATTTTAATTCTATAAGAAATTTTATAAGGTATGGAGTAGATGTTAATAAACCTTTTTTAAAACTGTATGATATAGAAAAATTACGGCTTGATATAGAAGGGCTAAATCATAATATCAAAACGATCGATTATTATATGAGATCAGACCTTGACCCAGAGAATTTTTATTTAGAGCCAAATAAAGAGTTTTATAAAATGACATTAAATGCCCAGGCAAATGTTATGCTGAACAGAATTGGATTTTCTCAAATTGATTGCCTAGTATGTTTTAGTAAAATTAAAGGAGCGGGACTTTTTATTGAAAAGCCAATCCCGTCTTTTAATATAAATGATAAAAGCCTATCATGGTCCAATAAAAATATTTCTCTCGAAATACAAATTTCATCTGCATTTAGAAATAACCCTTTAATCATATCTGGAATTTTAGCGCATGAAATAACACATTTTTATTTTAAAAAGAAAAACTTAGGTAAATTATTCGATGCAAAAATTTCAGAAGAAAATAATTGTGACCTGTCATCATTTTTGCTTGGATTTGGTAAGTTTGTTCTTAATAGTATTGGAGAGACAGGTAGAAATAGCGCTGATGCGGCAATTAAAATAAAACATTATTTACCATGGTATTACCTTTGCTATATTTATGAAACGATAAATAGGATAAAAGCAATCTCAGAGGATATTTCGCAAAAAAATCTTACCAATAGAGCGCTGAGTATGCTGTATGAGATTAACAGATGTTTTTAGAAAATTAAGAATACCGAAAATTTTTCGCAAAATAAATAGTCGCTGACCCTAATTATTCTACATTGCCACCTCATGAAGGTATGAGAATACCTATAAGGAAAAAATAGGCGCAGTGCCCATTTTTCGCAAAATAAATAGTCGCTGACCCCCTTAAACATTTAAACATTAAAGCATTAAAGAGAAAAGAATTAGGAGGAGATATGAACAAAACGTTATTATTTATTCTGGCATTGTTTTTAGTTTTATTACCAAATGTCTGTTTTTCCCAAATAGATAGGGATATTGACAATGATGGCGTTTGGGATGCTGACAAGGGCGGAGTTGATAGAGACTTAGATAATGACGGAGTTTGGGATTCCAATCAAGGTGGCGTGGACAGAGATATTGACAATGATGGCGTTTGGGATGCTGACAAGGGCGGAGTTGATCGAGACTTAGACAACGATGGCGTGTGGGATCAATAAGAAGAGTAGAGAAATAGAACAGCGCCCATTTTTCGCAAAATAAATAGTCGCTGATCCTAATTATCTGTTAAAAAGAATTGATATGCTTAAGTCAATAGCGGGGGTGTGAGAATGGCTATAAAAGATATAAGAGATTTTACACTCGAAGAAATTGTAAATAAAGCCACGAAAGGAATGGTGCCTCAAGATACCGATAAATCTGTCTCTATGATAAGCTCCGCAGATGTTCTTAAAATTGTTGCTGATTTCAAAATTGCTCAGAAGCAGGATGAGCTAAATACAAAATTAATTCGGCTTACTAAATGGCTTGTTATATTAACTATCACACTTGTTATTTTAACGATTATTTTAACTTACAAAACCGTCAATCCATAAGCAGGGTAAATAAGAGAAATGAAACGAACTATCCTAGCAATAGTTTTTCTTTTCACCTTAGCCCTTACCAGTGCTGCTTACGAATCATCTCCTGCCCAAGTTACCGATATATCCGACCGAGCGTATGAAGGGGCGATTATAAAGCTGCTCGACAGCGCGAAGCAGTCGATAACCATATCGATGTACACCATCACGCTGGCAAGCGAGAAGCGCAATCCGATATCGATGCTTCTGAATGACCTGTTGGAGGCGCGGTCGCGCGGCGTAGCGGTAACCCTCTATCTCAATACGCGGTTCAAAGGCGATAAGGATATCCGCGGTAACCTGGAACGAAATCCCGCACTCAAGAAACTGCAGGACGCCGGATGCGTGATACACTTCATGGCGCCGAACAAACGGCTCCACGATAAGCTTATCATAGTTGACGGCCGGTACGTGGTAGAAGGCTCGACCAACTGGTCTCTCTCGGCGCTATTGGATAATTACGAGTCAGCTACATTGATAGATTCGCCGGGACTCGCGCGCGTAAAACTCATGCGGCTTCAGGCGATGGCGCTCGCCGGAGAAGAAGCTCCGGGAGCGCTCGAGATAAAGCGCTCATTATATTCGGATAAGATGCCTGCCGAAATAGGACTACCCGAAGTTCTTCTTACCGATAGGCGGTACTTCCCGAAAATGGTAACAGAGAGAGATGAGCGCGCTATGGACGCGTATCTAGTCTTGTCGGCTATCTCGGCCGCGGGTGGGGACAATGAATTTTTCGTGGATCTTGAGTCGCTGGCTGTCAGCCTGGGGCTCAAGGCAGACGCCACGGACAGCGATCTCAGGCGCCAGGCGATCCGCTGGCTGAAAGATCTCGATGAGAACTACAAACTCATAGAGGTCCGCTTCTTCCATGGCAAGGATGCTCATGTGAAACTTGTCACGCTTGAGGGGCCCCGCTTCCGGATAGGTTCGGCGATAACGCTCCCTGCGACCGACGGCAAGCTTTCGGCGCGAGTCAAGTTCATGAGAATGATTAAGGCATATCTCGATGCACGCGGCGAGGATATAAATGCAATCTCCGACTATGAGCTTGCCGGCCGGTTTTACGCCAGCCGGCGGATGTTTTGTGACGCGCGAAGGGACATGTTAAAAGGGAATATAGGGGAAAGATAAATGAGGGGAGAGTAATATGGCTGACGGAGGATTCATAATAAAGTTTAACGGAAAAGAGATTAAGCGATGTTATGCGGTGGCGTTCGATTACGATGAATGGAAATATACGGTTAATG is a window encoding:
- a CDS encoding hydrolase; amino-acid sequence: MNKTLLFILALFLVLLPNVCFSQIDRDIDNDGVWDADKGGVDRDLDNDGVWDSNQGGVDRDIDNDGVWDADKGGVDRDLDNDGVWDQ
- a CDS encoding phospholipase D-like domain-containing protein, with amino-acid sequence MKRTILAIVFLFTLALTSAAYESSPAQVTDISDRAYEGAIIKLLDSAKQSITISMYTITLASEKRNPISMLLNDLLEARSRGVAVTLYLNTRFKGDKDIRGNLERNPALKKLQDAGCVIHFMAPNKRLHDKLIIVDGRYVVEGSTNWSLSALLDNYESATLIDSPGLARVKLMRLQAMALAGEEAPGALEIKRSLYSDKMPAEIGLPEVLLTDRRYFPKMVTERDERAMDAYLVLSAISAAGGDNEFFVDLESLAVSLGLKADATDSDLRRQAIRWLKDLDENYKLIEVRFFHGKDAHVKLVTLEGPRFRIGSAITLPATDGKLSARVKFMRMIKAYLDARGEDINAISDYELAGRFYASRRMFCDARRDMLKGNIGER